Within the Methanobacterium sp. BRmetb2 genome, the region GTGGTGCATTATTAGTTTCTGGTTTAGGAACTAGAAAATGATAGATTTTAAAAATTAATCTTTCTTCGTTTAAATTTTATAAAAAAATTAATCTTGCCCAGTATTTAAGGAGCTAAGAAATGATAGTTGAATGTTATGATGAAAAAGGTGCAGAAGTTTATGAAATGATAATAAAACATGTGATGCAAGAAATCCAGGTCACACGTTCTATAAATGATATTCGTGTGTATGTTGATCCTAGAGAACCAGTTTTCATTATTGCCATTAAAGTGGAAAAAACTTCCAAACCTGTAACAATCGAAGATTTTGCTGAATATAAATACGATGAAAAAGAAGATAAAATCTTCATAAGAATAAAAGATGAAACATATCTCCCAGAATTACTTAAAAAACTATGGGAAACTGAGGGAAGAGAGAAAATTCAGCAGCCCAGTCGTTTTGAAGTTATAATTAATAATCCTGCCTCAAAAATTGAGGGTATGATTGTTGTTGATCCTGCTGAAAAACTTAAAAGAAAAATTTATGATGCCATTTTCCGTATTCTGCCTGAAGGATTTCGGGTAATAAGAGATTTATCCCAGGGAAATATTATAGCCATGACCAGTTCTGA harbors:
- a CDS encoding methanogenesis marker 17 protein, which translates into the protein MIVECYDEKGAEVYEMIIKHVMQEIQVTRSINDIRVYVDPREPVFIIAIKVEKTSKPVTIEDFAEYKYDEKEDKIFIRIKDETYLPELLKKLWETEGREKIQQPSRFEVIINNPASKIEGMIVVDPAEKLKRKIYDAIFRILPEGFRVIRDLSQGNIIAMTSSDEILKDEWIEKGKEIVEEMKD